The Paramisgurnus dabryanus chromosome 6, PD_genome_1.1, whole genome shotgun sequence genome has a window encoding:
- the puf60a gene encoding poly(U)-binding-splicing factor PUF60a isoform X3: protein MAVAVSAVNGGEALMMENGQSTASKLGLPPLTPEQQEALQKAKKYAMEQSIKSVLVKQTLAHQQQQLSNLQMASLTMGFGDPLSPLQSVAAQRQRALAIMCRVYVGSIYYELGEDTIRQAFAPFGPIKSIDMSWDSVTLKHKGFAFVEYEVPEAAQLALEQMNSVMLGGRNIKVGRPSNIGQAQPIIDQLAEEARAFNRIYVASVHPDLSDDDIKSVFEAFGRIKSCMLARDPTTGKHKGYGFIEYDKAQSSQDAVSSMNLFDLGGQYLRVGKAVTPPMPLLTPTTPGGLPPAAAVAAAAATAKITAQKDNIACKLQKQMAWNLSQPENRTEDFLNCLEAVAGASILGAMTAGTGLNMPQLPQAVMAAQAPGVITGVTPARPSLPVVPQVGLVNPVLASPPSLSAAVAAAQEAIKEKQEEESAQDGTGQEMLSEQEHMSISGSSARHMVMQKLLRKQESTVMVLRNMVGPEDIDDDLEGEVTEECGKFGAVNRVIIYQEKQGEEEDAEVIVKIFVEFSAASEMNKAIHALNNRWFGGRKVIAEVYDQERFENSDLSA, encoded by the exons ATGGCGGTGGCTGTTTCAGCggtaaat GGAGGCGAGGCTCTGATGATGGAGAATGGACAGAGCACGGCCTCGAAGCTTGGCCTGCCACCCCTCACCCCTGAACAGCAGGAGGCACTGCAGAAG GCGAAGAAGTATGCCATGGAACAAAGCATCAAGAGCGTCCTGGTCAAGCAGACCCTCGCTCATCAGCAGCAACAGCTCAGTAACCTACAG ATGGCCTCATTAACAATGGGTTTTGGAGATCCCCTCTCACCACTACAGTCT GTTGCAGCCCAGAGGCAACGAGCGTTAGCCATAATGTGCCGGGTTTATGTCGGGTCCATCTACTATGAACTTGGAGAGGACACCATTCGACAGGCCTTTGCTCCTTTTGGTCCCATCAAGAGTATTGATATGTCTTGGGACTCTGTTACATTGAAACACAAG GGTTTTGCATTTGTAGAGTACGAAGTACCAGAAGCAGCACAGCTCGCTTTAGAACAGATGAACTCCGTCATGCTGGGCGGTAGAAACATTAAG GTGGGCCGACCAAGCAACATCGGCCAAGCTCAACCAATCATAGACCAGTTAGCCGAAGAAGCGCGCGCCTTCAACCGAATATACGTGGCGTCCGTGCATCCCGACTTGTCAGACGATGACATTAAGAGCGTATTCGAGGCCTTCGGAAGAATCAAGTCTTGCATGCTGGCACGAGACCCCACCACGGGAAAACACAAAGGATACGGTTTCATAG AGTATGATAAGGCCCAATCCTCGCAGGACGCCGTGTCCTCCATGAACCTCTTCGACTTGGGAGGGCAGTATCTGCGCGTGGGCAAGGCCGTCACGCCTCCAATGCCCCTTCTGACGCCGACGACGCCGGGCGGCCTGCCTCCTGCCGCGGCCGTAGCGGCAGCTGCCGCCACAGCCAAAATCACCGCACAG AAAGATAACATAGCGTGTAAACTCCAAAAACAGATGGCATGGAATCTGTCCCAGCCGGAGAATCGGACAGAAGACTTCCTCAACTGTCTG GAAGCGGTAGCGGGAGCATCTATCCTGGGAGCGATGACCGCGGGGACGGGCCTGAACATGCCTCAGCTCCCTCAGGCCGTCATGGCAGCTCAGGCACCAGGGGTCATTACAG GAGTGACACCAGCCCGGCCCTCTTTACCTGTTGTGCCACAGGTGGGTCTCGTAAACCCGGTTTTAGCCTCCCCTCCATCGCTGTCAGCAGCTGTGGCTGCGGCCCAAGAGGCCATAAAAGAGAAGCAAGAGGAGGAATCTGCTCAAGACGGCACGGGTCAGGAGATGCTTAGTGAACAGGAACACATGAGCATCTCGGGAAGCAGTGCCAGACATATGGTCATGCAGAAACTGCTGAGGAAACAAGAG TCAACGGTTATGGTGCTCAGAAACATGGTTGGCCCTGAGGACATCGATGATGATCTGGAAGGAGAAGTAACGGAAGAATGTGGGAAGTTTGGTGCTGTTAATAGAGTTATAATCTACCAGGAGAAGCAGGGTGAGGAGGAGGATGCTGAAGTCATTGTCAAGATCTTTGTTGAGTTTTCAGCGGCGTCAGAGATGAACAAGGCCATTCATGCCCTTAACAACCGCTGGTTCGGAGGTCGGAAGGTCATCGCTGAAGTTTACGATCAGGAGCGATTTGAAAACAGTGACCTCTCCGCATAG
- the puf60a gene encoding poly(U)-binding-splicing factor PUF60a isoform X5, with translation MAVAVSAVNGGEALMMENGQSTASKLGLPPLTPEQQEALQKAKKYAMEQSIKSVLVKQTLAHQQQQLSNLQLPNSLQMASLTMGFGDPLSPLQSVAAQRQRALAIMCRVYVGSIYYELGEDTIRQAFAPFGPIKSIDMSWDSVTLKHKGFAFVEYEVPEAAQLALEQMNSVMLGGRNIKVGRPSNIGQAQPIIDQLAEEARAFNRIYVASVHPDLSDDDIKSVFEAFGRIKSCMLARDPTTGKHKGYGFIEYDKAQSSQDAVSSMNLFDLGGQYLRVGKAVTPPMPLLTPTTPGGLPPAAAVAAAAATAKITAQMAWNLSQPENRTEDFLNCLEAVAGASILGAMTAGTGLNMPQLPQAVMAAQAPGVITGVTPARPSLPVVPQVGLVNPVLASPPSLSAAVAAAQEAIKEKQEEESAQDGTGQEMLSEQEHMSISGSSARHMVMQKLLRKQESTVMVLRNMVGPEDIDDDLEGEVTEECGKFGAVNRVIIYQEKQGEEEDAEVIVKIFVEFSAASEMNKAIHALNNRWFGGRKVIAEVYDQERFENSDLSA, from the exons ATGGCGGTGGCTGTTTCAGCggtaaat GGAGGCGAGGCTCTGATGATGGAGAATGGACAGAGCACGGCCTCGAAGCTTGGCCTGCCACCCCTCACCCCTGAACAGCAGGAGGCACTGCAGAAG GCGAAGAAGTATGCCATGGAACAAAGCATCAAGAGCGTCCTGGTCAAGCAGACCCTCGCTCATCAGCAGCAACAGCTCAGTAACCTACAG CTCCCTAATTCTCTTCAGATGGCCTCATTAACAATGGGTTTTGGAGATCCCCTCTCACCACTACAGTCT GTTGCAGCCCAGAGGCAACGAGCGTTAGCCATAATGTGCCGGGTTTATGTCGGGTCCATCTACTATGAACTTGGAGAGGACACCATTCGACAGGCCTTTGCTCCTTTTGGTCCCATCAAGAGTATTGATATGTCTTGGGACTCTGTTACATTGAAACACAAG GGTTTTGCATTTGTAGAGTACGAAGTACCAGAAGCAGCACAGCTCGCTTTAGAACAGATGAACTCCGTCATGCTGGGCGGTAGAAACATTAAG GTGGGCCGACCAAGCAACATCGGCCAAGCTCAACCAATCATAGACCAGTTAGCCGAAGAAGCGCGCGCCTTCAACCGAATATACGTGGCGTCCGTGCATCCCGACTTGTCAGACGATGACATTAAGAGCGTATTCGAGGCCTTCGGAAGAATCAAGTCTTGCATGCTGGCACGAGACCCCACCACGGGAAAACACAAAGGATACGGTTTCATAG AGTATGATAAGGCCCAATCCTCGCAGGACGCCGTGTCCTCCATGAACCTCTTCGACTTGGGAGGGCAGTATCTGCGCGTGGGCAAGGCCGTCACGCCTCCAATGCCCCTTCTGACGCCGACGACGCCGGGCGGCCTGCCTCCTGCCGCGGCCGTAGCGGCAGCTGCCGCCACAGCCAAAATCACCGCACAG ATGGCATGGAATCTGTCCCAGCCGGAGAATCGGACAGAAGACTTCCTCAACTGTCTG GAAGCGGTAGCGGGAGCATCTATCCTGGGAGCGATGACCGCGGGGACGGGCCTGAACATGCCTCAGCTCCCTCAGGCCGTCATGGCAGCTCAGGCACCAGGGGTCATTACAG GAGTGACACCAGCCCGGCCCTCTTTACCTGTTGTGCCACAGGTGGGTCTCGTAAACCCGGTTTTAGCCTCCCCTCCATCGCTGTCAGCAGCTGTGGCTGCGGCCCAAGAGGCCATAAAAGAGAAGCAAGAGGAGGAATCTGCTCAAGACGGCACGGGTCAGGAGATGCTTAGTGAACAGGAACACATGAGCATCTCGGGAAGCAGTGCCAGACATATGGTCATGCAGAAACTGCTGAGGAAACAAGAG TCAACGGTTATGGTGCTCAGAAACATGGTTGGCCCTGAGGACATCGATGATGATCTGGAAGGAGAAGTAACGGAAGAATGTGGGAAGTTTGGTGCTGTTAATAGAGTTATAATCTACCAGGAGAAGCAGGGTGAGGAGGAGGATGCTGAAGTCATTGTCAAGATCTTTGTTGAGTTTTCAGCGGCGTCAGAGATGAACAAGGCCATTCATGCCCTTAACAACCGCTGGTTCGGAGGTCGGAAGGTCATCGCTGAAGTTTACGATCAGGAGCGATTTGAAAACAGTGACCTCTCCGCATAG
- the puf60a gene encoding poly(U)-binding-splicing factor PUF60a isoform X4 produces MAVAVSAGGEALMMENGQSTASKLGLPPLTPEQQEALQKAKKYAMEQSIKSVLVKQTLAHQQQQLSNLQMASLTMGFGDPLSPLQSVAAQRQRALAIMCRVYVGSIYYELGEDTIRQAFAPFGPIKSIDMSWDSVTLKHKGFAFVEYEVPEAAQLALEQMNSVMLGGRNIKVGRPSNIGQAQPIIDQLAEEARAFNRIYVASVHPDLSDDDIKSVFEAFGRIKSCMLARDPTTGKHKGYGFIEYDKAQSSQDAVSSMNLFDLGGQYLRVGKAVTPPMPLLTPTTPGGLPPAAAVAAAAATAKITAQKDNIACKLQKQMAWNLSQPENRTEDFLNCLEAVAGASILGAMTAGTGLNMPQLPQAVMAAQAPGVITGVTPARPSLPVVPQVGLVNPVLASPPSLSAAVAAAQEAIKEKQEEESAQDGTGQEMLSEQEHMSISGSSARHMVMQKLLRKQESTVMVLRNMVGPEDIDDDLEGEVTEECGKFGAVNRVIIYQEKQGEEEDAEVIVKIFVEFSAASEMNKAIHALNNRWFGGRKVIAEVYDQERFENSDLSA; encoded by the exons ATGGCGGTGGCTGTTTCAGCg GGAGGCGAGGCTCTGATGATGGAGAATGGACAGAGCACGGCCTCGAAGCTTGGCCTGCCACCCCTCACCCCTGAACAGCAGGAGGCACTGCAGAAG GCGAAGAAGTATGCCATGGAACAAAGCATCAAGAGCGTCCTGGTCAAGCAGACCCTCGCTCATCAGCAGCAACAGCTCAGTAACCTACAG ATGGCCTCATTAACAATGGGTTTTGGAGATCCCCTCTCACCACTACAGTCT GTTGCAGCCCAGAGGCAACGAGCGTTAGCCATAATGTGCCGGGTTTATGTCGGGTCCATCTACTATGAACTTGGAGAGGACACCATTCGACAGGCCTTTGCTCCTTTTGGTCCCATCAAGAGTATTGATATGTCTTGGGACTCTGTTACATTGAAACACAAG GGTTTTGCATTTGTAGAGTACGAAGTACCAGAAGCAGCACAGCTCGCTTTAGAACAGATGAACTCCGTCATGCTGGGCGGTAGAAACATTAAG GTGGGCCGACCAAGCAACATCGGCCAAGCTCAACCAATCATAGACCAGTTAGCCGAAGAAGCGCGCGCCTTCAACCGAATATACGTGGCGTCCGTGCATCCCGACTTGTCAGACGATGACATTAAGAGCGTATTCGAGGCCTTCGGAAGAATCAAGTCTTGCATGCTGGCACGAGACCCCACCACGGGAAAACACAAAGGATACGGTTTCATAG AGTATGATAAGGCCCAATCCTCGCAGGACGCCGTGTCCTCCATGAACCTCTTCGACTTGGGAGGGCAGTATCTGCGCGTGGGCAAGGCCGTCACGCCTCCAATGCCCCTTCTGACGCCGACGACGCCGGGCGGCCTGCCTCCTGCCGCGGCCGTAGCGGCAGCTGCCGCCACAGCCAAAATCACCGCACAG AAAGATAACATAGCGTGTAAACTCCAAAAACAGATGGCATGGAATCTGTCCCAGCCGGAGAATCGGACAGAAGACTTCCTCAACTGTCTG GAAGCGGTAGCGGGAGCATCTATCCTGGGAGCGATGACCGCGGGGACGGGCCTGAACATGCCTCAGCTCCCTCAGGCCGTCATGGCAGCTCAGGCACCAGGGGTCATTACAG GAGTGACACCAGCCCGGCCCTCTTTACCTGTTGTGCCACAGGTGGGTCTCGTAAACCCGGTTTTAGCCTCCCCTCCATCGCTGTCAGCAGCTGTGGCTGCGGCCCAAGAGGCCATAAAAGAGAAGCAAGAGGAGGAATCTGCTCAAGACGGCACGGGTCAGGAGATGCTTAGTGAACAGGAACACATGAGCATCTCGGGAAGCAGTGCCAGACATATGGTCATGCAGAAACTGCTGAGGAAACAAGAG TCAACGGTTATGGTGCTCAGAAACATGGTTGGCCCTGAGGACATCGATGATGATCTGGAAGGAGAAGTAACGGAAGAATGTGGGAAGTTTGGTGCTGTTAATAGAGTTATAATCTACCAGGAGAAGCAGGGTGAGGAGGAGGATGCTGAAGTCATTGTCAAGATCTTTGTTGAGTTTTCAGCGGCGTCAGAGATGAACAAGGCCATTCATGCCCTTAACAACCGCTGGTTCGGAGGTCGGAAGGTCATCGCTGAAGTTTACGATCAGGAGCGATTTGAAAACAGTGACCTCTCCGCATAG
- the puf60a gene encoding poly(U)-binding-splicing factor PUF60a isoform X8 — protein sequence MAVAVSAVNGGEALMMENGQSTASKLGLPPLTPEQQEALQKAKKYAMEQSIKSVLVKQTLAHQQQQLSNLQMASLTMGFGDPLSPLQSVAAQRQRALAIMCRVYVGSIYYELGEDTIRQAFAPFGPIKSIDMSWDSVTLKHKGFAFVEYEVPEAAQLALEQMNSVMLGGRNIKVGRPSNIGQAQPIIDQLAEEARAFNRIYVASVHPDLSDDDIKSVFEAFGRIKSCMLARDPTTGKHKGYGFIEYDKAQSSQDAVSSMNLFDLGGQYLRVGKAVTPPMPLLTPTTPGGLPPAAAVAAAAATAKITAQEAVAGASILGAMTAGTGLNMPQLPQAVMAAQAPGVITGVTPARPSLPVVPQVGLVNPVLASPPSLSAAVAAAQEAIKEKQEEESAQDGTGQEMLSEQEHMSISGSSARHMVMQKLLRKQESTVMVLRNMVGPEDIDDDLEGEVTEECGKFGAVNRVIIYQEKQGEEEDAEVIVKIFVEFSAASEMNKAIHALNNRWFGGRKVIAEVYDQERFENSDLSA from the exons ATGGCGGTGGCTGTTTCAGCggtaaat GGAGGCGAGGCTCTGATGATGGAGAATGGACAGAGCACGGCCTCGAAGCTTGGCCTGCCACCCCTCACCCCTGAACAGCAGGAGGCACTGCAGAAG GCGAAGAAGTATGCCATGGAACAAAGCATCAAGAGCGTCCTGGTCAAGCAGACCCTCGCTCATCAGCAGCAACAGCTCAGTAACCTACAG ATGGCCTCATTAACAATGGGTTTTGGAGATCCCCTCTCACCACTACAGTCT GTTGCAGCCCAGAGGCAACGAGCGTTAGCCATAATGTGCCGGGTTTATGTCGGGTCCATCTACTATGAACTTGGAGAGGACACCATTCGACAGGCCTTTGCTCCTTTTGGTCCCATCAAGAGTATTGATATGTCTTGGGACTCTGTTACATTGAAACACAAG GGTTTTGCATTTGTAGAGTACGAAGTACCAGAAGCAGCACAGCTCGCTTTAGAACAGATGAACTCCGTCATGCTGGGCGGTAGAAACATTAAG GTGGGCCGACCAAGCAACATCGGCCAAGCTCAACCAATCATAGACCAGTTAGCCGAAGAAGCGCGCGCCTTCAACCGAATATACGTGGCGTCCGTGCATCCCGACTTGTCAGACGATGACATTAAGAGCGTATTCGAGGCCTTCGGAAGAATCAAGTCTTGCATGCTGGCACGAGACCCCACCACGGGAAAACACAAAGGATACGGTTTCATAG AGTATGATAAGGCCCAATCCTCGCAGGACGCCGTGTCCTCCATGAACCTCTTCGACTTGGGAGGGCAGTATCTGCGCGTGGGCAAGGCCGTCACGCCTCCAATGCCCCTTCTGACGCCGACGACGCCGGGCGGCCTGCCTCCTGCCGCGGCCGTAGCGGCAGCTGCCGCCACAGCCAAAATCACCGCACAG GAAGCGGTAGCGGGAGCATCTATCCTGGGAGCGATGACCGCGGGGACGGGCCTGAACATGCCTCAGCTCCCTCAGGCCGTCATGGCAGCTCAGGCACCAGGGGTCATTACAG GAGTGACACCAGCCCGGCCCTCTTTACCTGTTGTGCCACAGGTGGGTCTCGTAAACCCGGTTTTAGCCTCCCCTCCATCGCTGTCAGCAGCTGTGGCTGCGGCCCAAGAGGCCATAAAAGAGAAGCAAGAGGAGGAATCTGCTCAAGACGGCACGGGTCAGGAGATGCTTAGTGAACAGGAACACATGAGCATCTCGGGAAGCAGTGCCAGACATATGGTCATGCAGAAACTGCTGAGGAAACAAGAG TCAACGGTTATGGTGCTCAGAAACATGGTTGGCCCTGAGGACATCGATGATGATCTGGAAGGAGAAGTAACGGAAGAATGTGGGAAGTTTGGTGCTGTTAATAGAGTTATAATCTACCAGGAGAAGCAGGGTGAGGAGGAGGATGCTGAAGTCATTGTCAAGATCTTTGTTGAGTTTTCAGCGGCGTCAGAGATGAACAAGGCCATTCATGCCCTTAACAACCGCTGGTTCGGAGGTCGGAAGGTCATCGCTGAAGTTTACGATCAGGAGCGATTTGAAAACAGTGACCTCTCCGCATAG
- the puf60a gene encoding poly(U)-binding-splicing factor PUF60a isoform X2 has translation MAVAVSAGGEALMMENGQSTASKLGLPPLTPEQQEALQKAKKYAMEQSIKSVLVKQTLAHQQQQLSNLQLPNSLQMASLTMGFGDPLSPLQSVAAQRQRALAIMCRVYVGSIYYELGEDTIRQAFAPFGPIKSIDMSWDSVTLKHKGFAFVEYEVPEAAQLALEQMNSVMLGGRNIKVGRPSNIGQAQPIIDQLAEEARAFNRIYVASVHPDLSDDDIKSVFEAFGRIKSCMLARDPTTGKHKGYGFIEYDKAQSSQDAVSSMNLFDLGGQYLRVGKAVTPPMPLLTPTTPGGLPPAAAVAAAAATAKITAQKDNIACKLQKQMAWNLSQPENRTEDFLNCLEAVAGASILGAMTAGTGLNMPQLPQAVMAAQAPGVITGVTPARPSLPVVPQVGLVNPVLASPPSLSAAVAAAQEAIKEKQEEESAQDGTGQEMLSEQEHMSISGSSARHMVMQKLLRKQESTVMVLRNMVGPEDIDDDLEGEVTEECGKFGAVNRVIIYQEKQGEEEDAEVIVKIFVEFSAASEMNKAIHALNNRWFGGRKVIAEVYDQERFENSDLSA, from the exons ATGGCGGTGGCTGTTTCAGCg GGAGGCGAGGCTCTGATGATGGAGAATGGACAGAGCACGGCCTCGAAGCTTGGCCTGCCACCCCTCACCCCTGAACAGCAGGAGGCACTGCAGAAG GCGAAGAAGTATGCCATGGAACAAAGCATCAAGAGCGTCCTGGTCAAGCAGACCCTCGCTCATCAGCAGCAACAGCTCAGTAACCTACAG CTCCCTAATTCTCTTCAGATGGCCTCATTAACAATGGGTTTTGGAGATCCCCTCTCACCACTACAGTCT GTTGCAGCCCAGAGGCAACGAGCGTTAGCCATAATGTGCCGGGTTTATGTCGGGTCCATCTACTATGAACTTGGAGAGGACACCATTCGACAGGCCTTTGCTCCTTTTGGTCCCATCAAGAGTATTGATATGTCTTGGGACTCTGTTACATTGAAACACAAG GGTTTTGCATTTGTAGAGTACGAAGTACCAGAAGCAGCACAGCTCGCTTTAGAACAGATGAACTCCGTCATGCTGGGCGGTAGAAACATTAAG GTGGGCCGACCAAGCAACATCGGCCAAGCTCAACCAATCATAGACCAGTTAGCCGAAGAAGCGCGCGCCTTCAACCGAATATACGTGGCGTCCGTGCATCCCGACTTGTCAGACGATGACATTAAGAGCGTATTCGAGGCCTTCGGAAGAATCAAGTCTTGCATGCTGGCACGAGACCCCACCACGGGAAAACACAAAGGATACGGTTTCATAG AGTATGATAAGGCCCAATCCTCGCAGGACGCCGTGTCCTCCATGAACCTCTTCGACTTGGGAGGGCAGTATCTGCGCGTGGGCAAGGCCGTCACGCCTCCAATGCCCCTTCTGACGCCGACGACGCCGGGCGGCCTGCCTCCTGCCGCGGCCGTAGCGGCAGCTGCCGCCACAGCCAAAATCACCGCACAG AAAGATAACATAGCGTGTAAACTCCAAAAACAGATGGCATGGAATCTGTCCCAGCCGGAGAATCGGACAGAAGACTTCCTCAACTGTCTG GAAGCGGTAGCGGGAGCATCTATCCTGGGAGCGATGACCGCGGGGACGGGCCTGAACATGCCTCAGCTCCCTCAGGCCGTCATGGCAGCTCAGGCACCAGGGGTCATTACAG GAGTGACACCAGCCCGGCCCTCTTTACCTGTTGTGCCACAGGTGGGTCTCGTAAACCCGGTTTTAGCCTCCCCTCCATCGCTGTCAGCAGCTGTGGCTGCGGCCCAAGAGGCCATAAAAGAGAAGCAAGAGGAGGAATCTGCTCAAGACGGCACGGGTCAGGAGATGCTTAGTGAACAGGAACACATGAGCATCTCGGGAAGCAGTGCCAGACATATGGTCATGCAGAAACTGCTGAGGAAACAAGAG TCAACGGTTATGGTGCTCAGAAACATGGTTGGCCCTGAGGACATCGATGATGATCTGGAAGGAGAAGTAACGGAAGAATGTGGGAAGTTTGGTGCTGTTAATAGAGTTATAATCTACCAGGAGAAGCAGGGTGAGGAGGAGGATGCTGAAGTCATTGTCAAGATCTTTGTTGAGTTTTCAGCGGCGTCAGAGATGAACAAGGCCATTCATGCCCTTAACAACCGCTGGTTCGGAGGTCGGAAGGTCATCGCTGAAGTTTACGATCAGGAGCGATTTGAAAACAGTGACCTCTCCGCATAG
- the puf60a gene encoding poly(U)-binding-splicing factor PUF60a isoform X7, with translation MAVAVSAVNGGEALMMENGQSTASKLGLPPLTPEQQEALQKAKKYAMEQSIKSVLVKQTLAHQQQQLSNLQLPNSLQMASLTMGFGDPLSPLQSVAAQRQRALAIMCRVYVGSIYYELGEDTIRQAFAPFGPIKSIDMSWDSVTLKHKGFAFVEYEVPEAAQLALEQMNSVMLGGRNIKVGRPSNIGQAQPIIDQLAEEARAFNRIYVASVHPDLSDDDIKSVFEAFGRIKSCMLARDPTTGKHKGYGFIEYDKAQSSQDAVSSMNLFDLGGQYLRVGKAVTPPMPLLTPTTPGGLPPAAAVAAAAATAKITAQEAVAGASILGAMTAGTGLNMPQLPQAVMAAQAPGVITGVTPARPSLPVVPQVGLVNPVLASPPSLSAAVAAAQEAIKEKQEEESAQDGTGQEMLSEQEHMSISGSSARHMVMQKLLRKQESTVMVLRNMVGPEDIDDDLEGEVTEECGKFGAVNRVIIYQEKQGEEEDAEVIVKIFVEFSAASEMNKAIHALNNRWFGGRKVIAEVYDQERFENSDLSA, from the exons ATGGCGGTGGCTGTTTCAGCggtaaat GGAGGCGAGGCTCTGATGATGGAGAATGGACAGAGCACGGCCTCGAAGCTTGGCCTGCCACCCCTCACCCCTGAACAGCAGGAGGCACTGCAGAAG GCGAAGAAGTATGCCATGGAACAAAGCATCAAGAGCGTCCTGGTCAAGCAGACCCTCGCTCATCAGCAGCAACAGCTCAGTAACCTACAG CTCCCTAATTCTCTTCAGATGGCCTCATTAACAATGGGTTTTGGAGATCCCCTCTCACCACTACAGTCT GTTGCAGCCCAGAGGCAACGAGCGTTAGCCATAATGTGCCGGGTTTATGTCGGGTCCATCTACTATGAACTTGGAGAGGACACCATTCGACAGGCCTTTGCTCCTTTTGGTCCCATCAAGAGTATTGATATGTCTTGGGACTCTGTTACATTGAAACACAAG GGTTTTGCATTTGTAGAGTACGAAGTACCAGAAGCAGCACAGCTCGCTTTAGAACAGATGAACTCCGTCATGCTGGGCGGTAGAAACATTAAG GTGGGCCGACCAAGCAACATCGGCCAAGCTCAACCAATCATAGACCAGTTAGCCGAAGAAGCGCGCGCCTTCAACCGAATATACGTGGCGTCCGTGCATCCCGACTTGTCAGACGATGACATTAAGAGCGTATTCGAGGCCTTCGGAAGAATCAAGTCTTGCATGCTGGCACGAGACCCCACCACGGGAAAACACAAAGGATACGGTTTCATAG AGTATGATAAGGCCCAATCCTCGCAGGACGCCGTGTCCTCCATGAACCTCTTCGACTTGGGAGGGCAGTATCTGCGCGTGGGCAAGGCCGTCACGCCTCCAATGCCCCTTCTGACGCCGACGACGCCGGGCGGCCTGCCTCCTGCCGCGGCCGTAGCGGCAGCTGCCGCCACAGCCAAAATCACCGCACAG GAAGCGGTAGCGGGAGCATCTATCCTGGGAGCGATGACCGCGGGGACGGGCCTGAACATGCCTCAGCTCCCTCAGGCCGTCATGGCAGCTCAGGCACCAGGGGTCATTACAG GAGTGACACCAGCCCGGCCCTCTTTACCTGTTGTGCCACAGGTGGGTCTCGTAAACCCGGTTTTAGCCTCCCCTCCATCGCTGTCAGCAGCTGTGGCTGCGGCCCAAGAGGCCATAAAAGAGAAGCAAGAGGAGGAATCTGCTCAAGACGGCACGGGTCAGGAGATGCTTAGTGAACAGGAACACATGAGCATCTCGGGAAGCAGTGCCAGACATATGGTCATGCAGAAACTGCTGAGGAAACAAGAG TCAACGGTTATGGTGCTCAGAAACATGGTTGGCCCTGAGGACATCGATGATGATCTGGAAGGAGAAGTAACGGAAGAATGTGGGAAGTTTGGTGCTGTTAATAGAGTTATAATCTACCAGGAGAAGCAGGGTGAGGAGGAGGATGCTGAAGTCATTGTCAAGATCTTTGTTGAGTTTTCAGCGGCGTCAGAGATGAACAAGGCCATTCATGCCCTTAACAACCGCTGGTTCGGAGGTCGGAAGGTCATCGCTGAAGTTTACGATCAGGAGCGATTTGAAAACAGTGACCTCTCCGCATAG